In Leptospiraceae bacterium, the following are encoded in one genomic region:
- a CDS encoding biopolymer transporter ExbD produces MKFRRTMKTFDRIDITSLIDVVSFIVIYFLMHATLEKAATIKIELPRSSTTVSKEKNQDELIITVDKVGKIFLDRDPEPVPLDKLKDKIISFLGPKKNRDPKKNKVIIRGDSGANYQTVVKVIDEVNAAGVTRFNLAMVKGANSGNTAPSEDNQ; encoded by the coding sequence ATGAAATTCAGAAGGACGATGAAAACATTCGATCGAATTGATATTACATCGCTAATAGATGTTGTATCCTTCATCGTAATTTATTTTTTGATGCATGCAACTTTAGAAAAAGCGGCGACTATTAAGATAGAACTTCCGCGCTCTTCGACTACAGTATCGAAAGAAAAAAATCAGGACGAACTTATTATAACTGTAGATAAAGTTGGAAAAATATTTTTGGATAGAGATCCAGAACCGGTTCCACTAGATAAATTAAAAGACAAAATAATATCTTTTCTTGGACCCAAAAAAAATAGAGACCCTAAAAAAAATAAGGTAATCATTCGTGGCGATAGTGGAGCAAATTACCAAACTGTCGTAAAAGTGATTGATGAAGTAAACGCCGCTGGAGTAACAAGGTTTAACCTTGCTATGGTAAAAGGTGCTAACTCAGGAAACACTGCTCCTTCTGAAGATAATCAATAA
- a CDS encoding glycerophosphodiester phosphodiesterase: MRKNSLLIHLLIPILVVSFTACASHNPRTQKVNEVIPQKFLVIGHRGTGDNSIAPENTLSSFRFAAKNNSAFELDTMFAKTGELVVIHDSDVDRTTDGKGMVDTLSLTELKKLDTSKLSPPKFKGEKIPTLSEVLDEFGGKTLIDIEIKAQAPKEEAKKIGAAVANLLAEKKLTQKVFVTSFNPFVLETIKETNPEVIRGQLYSSFEDEKSISWLTKVVLRNLLLNGKAEPDILAPHKGLVDKDYVAKYHNLGYKIFPWTVNDPKEMENLMKLGIDGLITDRPDLANEIYQKLKNQ, from the coding sequence ATGAGGAAAAACTCACTTTTGATTCACCTACTTATTCCTATTTTAGTAGTAAGTTTTACAGCCTGCGCCAGTCACAACCCAAGAACTCAAAAAGTAAATGAAGTGATTCCACAAAAGTTTTTAGTAATTGGTCACAGAGGTACAGGAGACAATTCAATTGCTCCCGAAAATACTCTATCTTCGTTTCGATTTGCCGCCAAAAATAACTCTGCATTCGAACTTGATACAATGTTTGCGAAAACTGGAGAACTAGTCGTAATCCATGATTCCGACGTAGACAGAACTACGGATGGGAAAGGAATGGTTGACACACTTAGTTTGACAGAATTAAAGAAATTGGATACGTCTAAACTTTCCCCGCCTAAGTTTAAAGGCGAAAAAATTCCAACTTTAAGCGAAGTTTTAGATGAATTTGGTGGAAAAACCCTAATCGACATTGAAATAAAAGCCCAAGCCCCAAAAGAAGAAGCCAAAAAGATCGGTGCAGCCGTAGCCAATTTGCTTGCAGAAAAAAAACTGACACAAAAAGTATTTGTAACCTCCTTTAATCCATTTGTCCTAGAAACAATAAAGGAGACTAATCCAGAAGTTATTCGTGGACAACTTTACTCTTCTTTTGAGGATGAAAAAAGTATTTCTTGGTTAACAAAGGTAGTATTACGTAATCTTTTACTCAATGGAAAAGCGGAACCAGATATTCTTGCCCCGCATAAAGGTTTGGTAGATAAAGATTATGTGGCAAAATACCACAATTTAGGATATAAAATCTTCCCATGGACAGTGAATGATCCCAAAGAAATGGAAAATTTAATGAAACTTGGAATAGATGGGCTCATTACGGACAGACCAGACTTAGCAAATGAAATCTACCAGAAGCTAAAAAATCAATAA
- a CDS encoding outer membrane protein assembly factor produces MKTTVVIKLSLIILLTVLIVLGGTGSKLFSERSQHLGKVISEIKFVGNLNTSKEDILNFIEMRKGAVLTEKLLNNDLKTLFATGYFYNIDIKADSLPTGIVVIFELKERPRVEEIEFIGADEVFPSDLRDKMPIKENEVITPEKVNATREVILKKYRDEGFFHAYVKFEMGKINPKTNLVKVKFIIDEGDEIPVSKINIIGTKAVDPGEIIGFLDLKESGLIESGNFKEASFESDKQKIVAFLKSRGYLDADIVPEGTNWEIRWENAKLKNKRVIIVNYKIKEGDLYYFNGYEAKHDYALDESGNPIFLNKENNPSGTPKENLKPIYSITELEKLFEFSNDDVGDIFDEGKFQRDKALINELYSSKGYLYVQVMPKRKNIELTHENLLKYEQCTGFPNKTDCEEENKKLNIPKLRKILTKNPTFAGRKFEHVDFTIRENFLAYIENIVIKGNKKTLDKVIRREVLIKPGELFNSALVNRSRERIFNLGYFKEVNFNTRPGSSETKMNLIIDLVEQPTGTISMGGGYGTISGFSIFTELGENNLNGTGQRVSGRIEFGPLRKFFQLSWTEPWIYDKPWSLTLSMFYSSRIINVGAASITDTQTQSIKERASYETSGVGFSVGLGHRLSFNGLLSNWTHFHRYSPSFFRSSNATSLVDDSIRAQQDRGWQFRSQITNGIGYDSRDNIFNATSGVNTYFSISNTGQFLGGQSHFDQFNPVIEFYYTWFDYTLGGLIRSNSLRRWKVVQEFRSSSVFTYERVPKYNRPDAFLRETERQRNPYILQQDLQFIGGYESLRGWFFQDNNYPREWQNGANHRVLFSSELRFPIEPSLLWLVLFFDSGSMYEEVSKWSGTRKTDSDAFDQLVQSQRWSPNLDQALNIYFRENYDPFSLRPLAESPLELNNPGRLTLSSTNLALDRFRYSWGFGLRIQIPVLPLRLYMAQKLRYTGDPGHPFTTYNDSKNFQFVFGIGDVRF; encoded by the coding sequence TTGAAAACAACCGTAGTAATAAAACTCTCACTCATAATACTTCTAACAGTTCTCATTGTATTAGGAGGAACTGGTAGTAAACTTTTCTCCGAAAGATCTCAACATCTTGGAAAAGTAATTTCTGAAATTAAATTCGTAGGGAACCTAAATACAAGCAAAGAAGATATTCTTAATTTTATAGAAATGAGAAAAGGTGCTGTACTTACCGAAAAATTATTAAACAACGATTTAAAAACGTTATTCGCCACAGGTTATTTTTATAATATTGATATAAAGGCGGACAGTTTACCTACCGGGATAGTTGTTATATTTGAATTAAAAGAACGACCTCGTGTAGAAGAAATAGAATTTATTGGGGCTGATGAAGTATTTCCTTCCGATTTACGAGATAAAATGCCTATTAAAGAAAATGAAGTAATAACCCCTGAAAAAGTAAATGCAACTAGAGAAGTCATTCTAAAAAAATACCGAGATGAAGGATTCTTTCATGCCTATGTAAAATTTGAAATGGGAAAGATTAATCCAAAAACTAATCTAGTAAAAGTAAAATTTATTATAGATGAAGGCGATGAAATTCCAGTCTCCAAAATTAACATCATTGGGACAAAAGCTGTAGATCCAGGTGAAATCATAGGATTTTTAGATTTAAAGGAATCAGGTTTAATAGAAAGCGGTAACTTTAAAGAAGCCTCATTTGAATCGGATAAACAGAAAATCGTCGCATTCCTTAAGTCTAGAGGATATTTAGACGCTGATATAGTCCCGGAAGGAACTAATTGGGAAATCAGATGGGAAAATGCTAAATTAAAAAATAAACGAGTTATCATAGTTAACTACAAAATCAAAGAAGGCGATCTCTATTACTTTAACGGTTATGAGGCTAAACATGATTATGCTTTAGACGAATCAGGGAATCCTATATTTTTAAATAAAGAAAATAATCCTAGCGGGACTCCTAAGGAAAATTTAAAACCAATTTACAGCATTACAGAATTAGAAAAACTATTTGAATTCTCCAATGATGATGTCGGAGATATTTTTGATGAAGGAAAATTTCAAAGAGATAAAGCATTAATTAACGAATTATATAGCAGTAAAGGTTATTTATATGTTCAAGTAATGCCTAAAAGAAAAAATATAGAACTTACGCATGAAAATCTTTTGAAGTATGAACAATGTACCGGGTTTCCGAATAAAACAGATTGCGAAGAAGAAAATAAAAAGCTCAACATTCCCAAACTCAGAAAAATTTTAACAAAGAATCCTACATTTGCAGGAAGAAAGTTTGAACATGTAGATTTTACTATTCGAGAGAATTTCCTAGCTTACATAGAAAATATTGTAATAAAAGGAAATAAAAAAACTTTAGATAAAGTAATTCGTAGAGAAGTTTTAATCAAACCGGGCGAATTATTTAATTCGGCATTAGTAAACCGTTCAAGAGAAAGAATTTTTAACTTAGGATATTTTAAAGAAGTAAACTTTAATACAAGACCTGGTTCTAGTGAAACTAAAATGAATTTAATTATTGATTTGGTAGAACAACCTACAGGTACTATTTCGATGGGCGGCGGTTACGGTACAATATCTGGGTTCTCAATTTTCACTGAACTTGGAGAAAATAACTTAAATGGGACGGGGCAAAGAGTATCTGGACGTATTGAATTTGGACCACTAAGAAAGTTTTTTCAATTATCTTGGACAGAACCGTGGATTTACGATAAACCGTGGTCACTAACGCTTAGTATGTTTTATTCATCTAGGATAATAAACGTAGGTGCGGCTTCAATTACTGATACACAGACTCAATCTATTAAAGAAAGAGCGTCATACGAAACTTCAGGTGTCGGATTTTCTGTCGGTCTTGGTCATAGGCTTTCGTTTAATGGATTACTTTCTAACTGGACGCATTTTCACAGGTATTCGCCGAGTTTTTTTCGATCTAGTAATGCAACTTCTTTAGTTGACGACTCAATTCGCGCACAACAAGATAGGGGTTGGCAGTTCCGCTCCCAAATTACAAATGGAATAGGTTACGACTCGAGAGATAACATATTTAATGCTACATCTGGCGTGAATACATATTTTTCAATTTCGAATACCGGACAGTTTTTAGGTGGTCAGAGTCATTTTGACCAATTCAATCCTGTAATCGAATTTTATTATACTTGGTTTGATTATACGTTAGGAGGTTTAATTAGGTCAAATTCATTAAGACGCTGGAAAGTAGTTCAAGAATTTAGATCTTCCAGCGTATTTACTTACGAAAGAGTTCCAAAATACAATCGACCAGATGCATTCCTTAGAGAAACAGAAAGACAAAGAAATCCTTATATCCTCCAACAAGATTTACAATTCATTGGAGGATACGAATCGTTACGCGGATGGTTTTTTCAGGATAATAATTATCCGAGAGAATGGCAAAATGGTGCAAATCATCGGGTACTTTTTAGTTCAGAGTTAAGATTTCCGATTGAGCCATCTTTATTATGGTTAGTATTATTTTTTGATTCTGGATCTATGTATGAAGAAGTTAGCAAATGGTCAGGAACTAGAAAAACAGATTCCGATGCATTCGATCAACTTGTTCAAAGTCAAAGATGGAGCCCAAACCTAGACCAAGCTTTAAATATATATTTCCGCGAAAATTACGATCCATTTAGCTTAAGACCGTTAGCAGAAAGCCCATTAGAATTAAATAACCCAGGTCGATTGACTCTCAGTAGTACAAATTTAGCCTTAGATCGTTTTCGGTATTCATGGGGATTTGGTTTGAGAATACAAATTCCGGTTCTACCTTTGAGGCTTTATATGGCACAGAAATTACGTTATACGGGAGATCCAGGGCATCCATTTACTACTTATAACGACAGCAAAAACTTTCAATTTGTATTTGGAATTGGAGATGTTCGATTCTAG
- the lipB gene encoding lipoyl(octanoyl) transferase LipB: MKFTKKINSVPYNKYLRLQTSLRKKRKEILIFLEHTSTITAGSNYNIENLLVPKEYLLEKGIAFFQVERGGDLTAHEIGQLVIYPHIDLKKRNLTIGDYLQFLTNCLIDSIEEVWKLSVISHKDKPGLYLTSDHSKKLLSMGVYFKSYFTSYGVALNLRNDLSVFRMINPCGQDAANMVSLLSLGLDVSGKKEEEFVRVFGEKFRLGIV; this comes from the coding sequence ATGAAATTCACAAAAAAAATTAACTCTGTTCCTTATAATAAATATCTAAGACTTCAAACATCCCTACGCAAAAAAAGAAAGGAAATTCTAATCTTTTTAGAGCATACATCTACAATAACGGCAGGGAGCAACTACAATATTGAAAATCTACTCGTACCTAAGGAATATTTATTGGAAAAAGGTATTGCATTTTTCCAAGTAGAAAGAGGGGGGGACTTAACTGCTCATGAAATCGGGCAACTTGTGATTTATCCCCATATCGATCTTAAAAAAAGAAATCTCACCATAGGAGATTATTTACAATTTCTCACTAATTGCCTTATCGACTCCATCGAAGAAGTTTGGAAACTTTCCGTTATCTCCCACAAAGACAAACCAGGATTGTATTTAACATCCGATCATTCAAAAAAATTGCTCTCTATGGGAGTTTACTTTAAATCCTATTTCACTAGTTATGGTGTTGCCCTTAACCTCCGAAATGACCTTAGTGTATTTCGTATGATTAACCCCTGTGGTCAAGATGCGGCTAATATGGTTTCGCTTCTATCTCTTGGTTTAGACGTTAGTGGAAAGAAGGAGGAGGAGTTTGTTCGGGTGTTTGGAGAAAAGTTTAGGTTAGGGATTGTGTAA
- a CDS encoding MotA/TolQ/ExbB proton channel family protein, with the protein MFHLGKSDSIIASIHPATIPSIIVIVSIIAFTIIIERMVYFWKLVPINPDDLRKVKDLLIEKRWDEAKDYLTSCSHGPTTAILQTGIEYKRRDSKYYEDEMKSEGYRQIFQMEKFLTGLGTIATIGPLLGVLGTVVGMIRSFAEGVGTKGAEGGIAEALITTAMGLSVSIPAYIFYNYLVRKKEEKIAEMENVSDQFLQIFHREKI; encoded by the coding sequence ATGTTTCATCTAGGCAAATCAGATTCCATTATAGCATCCATACATCCGGCAACAATTCCTAGTATAATTGTAATTGTTTCCATCATTGCTTTTACTATTATTATAGAGAGAATGGTTTATTTCTGGAAATTAGTACCAATTAACCCAGACGATCTCCGAAAAGTAAAAGATTTACTCATTGAAAAAAGATGGGATGAAGCAAAAGACTACCTTACTTCCTGCAGTCATGGACCGACCACAGCCATTTTACAGACTGGTATCGAATACAAACGAAGAGACTCCAAATACTACGAAGATGAAATGAAATCGGAAGGGTATAGACAAATTTTTCAAATGGAAAAATTCTTAACTGGACTAGGAACCATTGCGACTATCGGTCCCCTTCTTGGAGTTTTGGGAACTGTTGTTGGGATGATTCGATCCTTCGCAGAAGGTGTGGGAACAAAAGGTGCTGAGGGCGGAATTGCAGAAGCACTTATTACAACTGCTATGGGACTCTCAGTTTCCATACCGGCTTATATTTTCTATAATTATTTAGTTCGCAAAAAAGAAGAAAAAATTGCCGAAATGGAAAATGTCTCTGATCAATTCTTGCAAATCTTTCATCGGGAAAAAATATGA
- a CDS encoding DUF4065 domain-containing protein, whose protein sequence is MDKLFSAVFYIIQNFPGNLDRKNLSKLLYYSDGAYFQRHSEMITKEKYIRLEDSPELINLNLAIIHLIGNGIITVQPDITAISERIDKFYIKAISTMNMTLEKEEMRIINKVLKAFKSGVKEEDKSYPNLYENYLVTPIYGEIIFSEKTINTKIHIFKKKSLLTLSGKIFRVLFET, encoded by the coding sequence ATGGACAAATTATTTAGTGCCGTATTTTATATCATTCAGAATTTTCCTGGAAATTTAGATAGGAAGAATTTATCAAAACTTCTATATTATTCAGACGGTGCCTACTTTCAAAGACACTCTGAAATGATCACAAAAGAAAAATACATTCGTTTGGAAGACAGCCCAGAGTTAATTAATTTAAATCTCGCTATAATACACTTAATTGGAAATGGGATTATTACAGTCCAGCCAGACATCACAGCCATTTCTGAGCGAATCGATAAGTTTTATATAAAAGCAATTTCCACGATGAACATGACACTAGAGAAAGAAGAAATGCGAATTATCAATAAAGTGCTAAAGGCTTTTAAATCAGGTGTTAAAGAGGAAGATAAGTCCTATCCAAATCTCTATGAAAACTACCTAGTAACTCCAATTTACGGGGAAATTATTTTTTCTGAGAAAACAATAAACACAAAAATTCACATTTTTAAGAAAAAAAGCCTTTTAACATTGTCTGGAAAAATATTTAGGGTATTATTCGAAACATAA
- a CDS encoding aspartate 1-decarboxylase has protein sequence MLITILKSKIHRATITDANLNYIGSLTVDLNLMDAAGMIEYQQVAVVNINNGARLETYLINGKRGSGEICLNGAAARLGEPGDKIIIMTYALVDEKEIPLNYDPKVVHVDGKNNIIEP, from the coding sequence ATGTTAATCACAATTTTAAAAAGCAAAATTCACCGTGCCACGATAACCGATGCCAATTTAAACTATATAGGTAGCCTTACTGTGGATTTGAATTTAATGGATGCAGCAGGTATGATTGAATACCAACAAGTAGCTGTGGTCAATATAAACAATGGTGCTCGTTTAGAAACCTATCTTATTAATGGGAAACGAGGATCTGGAGAAATTTGTCTGAATGGAGCCGCTGCCAGATTAGGCGAGCCGGGAGACAAAATCATCATCATGACCTATGCATTAGTGGACGAAAAAGAGATTCCTCTCAATTATGACCCGAAAGTAGTGCATGTGGACGGCAAAAACAATATCATTGAACCTTAA
- a CDS encoding SpoIIE family protein phosphatase produces MEIVKSLKPMRRHFFYFAFIFLVIIQTSSLFSLERIDLIKTCDNANHCTLKLWEVSDSFREEFIHATNSPGNFKPIEKFPIIIQNIFPETTSIDFTLRTEFNLPLEYFNEKTTSGIYFDAIGDVYSIYINGKLIGKEGKVENGKVLVSRYGNHLAYPLNFSHFKQGKNILVIHLQGNPKFNLTGLFRGKGYYLDEYNTILLESRDRTGLILVFLYLFFGAYHLFLYFKRKHETYNFAFSILSIAAFIYLTGRSGLFFEYGLDSTIGYRIELMAVYFIAPSLGIFLELLFFDKIGRFLKYYSIFCSILFVVTPFIPQEKIILILRVWQISVFILMIFLINILATAIKKKSDSAKRLLFGFCVLLSCTLFDVLDSIYFKTGLVVTRLGFFSFIVGIVGILANRFLNLHEMVENLNKTLEQKVEKRTQELQETLKEVKLLKEQQDGDYFLTTLIINPLASNNADDEKLDLKILIHQKKKFEFRNKLHEIGGDICISETIYLKGKKYTAFVNGDAMGKSIQGAGGALVLGVVFKSILSRAKLFSTKETVSPERWLKLAFQELQSIFESFDGSMMISVVMGLIDNERGFIYYINAEHPFTVLYRDNKASFIEKELNLRKIGMMTLEHSGDFQVNTFKLEYGDVIILGSDGRDDIRIGVDAKGHRIINEDHTLFLKTVEQAEADLEKIFTLTEQKGELIDDYSLLRIEYKFSEPEETSDSDQKQIQPILNLFDSGNFAQAEKQIEDLIKSGNSNKTILKIRIQIAKNRKMYNAAAAYASEYLDLFPEENSFFLEAANYYYLIGNLESAADYSERLKLREPKYIENLILLTKIYFDLKIFNRAIKTLNNAMLLEPKNPRLIDLKRKLESI; encoded by the coding sequence ATGGAGATTGTTAAGTCTCTAAAACCTATGAGACGACACTTTTTTTATTTTGCATTTATATTTTTAGTAATAATCCAGACATCTTCCTTATTTTCGCTAGAGAGAATAGACCTAATAAAAACATGTGACAACGCAAATCATTGCACTCTTAAATTATGGGAAGTTTCGGATTCTTTTCGAGAGGAGTTCATTCACGCCACAAATTCGCCTGGAAATTTTAAACCAATTGAAAAATTTCCAATCATAATCCAAAATATTTTTCCTGAAACAACAAGTATAGATTTTACTCTCCGAACAGAATTTAACCTTCCCCTTGAGTATTTTAATGAAAAAACAACTTCTGGAATTTACTTTGATGCAATAGGAGACGTTTATAGTATTTACATCAACGGAAAGCTAATTGGAAAAGAAGGAAAAGTAGAAAATGGGAAAGTTCTCGTTAGCCGCTATGGAAATCATTTAGCCTACCCTTTAAATTTTTCTCATTTTAAACAAGGGAAAAATATTCTAGTAATCCACCTGCAAGGAAATCCTAAGTTCAATCTTACAGGACTATTTAGGGGTAAAGGCTATTATCTAGATGAATACAATACAATCTTATTGGAAAGTAGAGACCGAACGGGGCTAATACTAGTATTCCTTTACTTATTTTTTGGTGCCTATCATCTATTTCTCTATTTCAAAAGAAAACATGAAACATATAACTTTGCTTTTTCAATCCTATCAATAGCCGCTTTTATTTATCTAACTGGGCGTTCCGGCTTATTTTTTGAGTATGGGCTAGACTCAACAATCGGATATCGAATAGAGCTAATGGCTGTATACTTCATAGCACCTTCTCTAGGAATTTTTCTTGAACTTTTATTTTTTGATAAAATCGGACGTTTTTTAAAATACTATTCGATCTTTTGTAGCATATTATTCGTAGTAACCCCTTTTATTCCGCAAGAGAAAATTATACTGATACTTCGAGTTTGGCAGATAAGTGTATTTATTTTGATGATTTTTTTAATAAATATATTAGCCACAGCAATCAAAAAAAAATCCGATTCTGCAAAACGTTTGTTATTTGGATTTTGTGTATTACTCTCCTGTACTTTATTTGATGTATTAGATTCTATTTATTTTAAGACTGGACTTGTTGTGACTAGACTTGGATTTTTTTCGTTTATTGTTGGTATTGTAGGAATTTTAGCAAACCGATTTTTGAACTTACATGAAATGGTGGAAAATCTAAATAAAACCCTTGAACAAAAAGTAGAAAAACGTACACAAGAACTCCAAGAAACACTCAAAGAAGTAAAACTTTTAAAAGAACAACAAGACGGGGATTATTTTTTGACTACGCTTATCATCAACCCTTTGGCTTCGAATAATGCGGATGACGAAAAACTAGATTTAAAAATTTTAATTCATCAAAAGAAAAAATTTGAATTCAGAAATAAACTCCATGAAATTGGTGGAGATATTTGTATTTCCGAAACTATTTATTTAAAAGGGAAAAAATACACAGCATTTGTAAACGGGGACGCAATGGGTAAATCCATTCAGGGTGCTGGAGGTGCTTTAGTATTAGGAGTTGTATTCAAATCTATTTTATCTCGTGCAAAATTATTTTCTACAAAAGAAACTGTATCACCAGAACGTTGGTTAAAATTAGCATTCCAAGAATTACAAAGTATATTCGAATCCTTCGATGGTTCAATGATGATATCAGTTGTCATGGGGCTAATAGATAACGAAAGAGGATTTATTTATTATATTAACGCAGAACACCCATTTACCGTTCTATATAGAGATAATAAAGCATCCTTCATCGAAAAAGAACTAAATCTCAGAAAAATTGGAATGATGACCTTAGAGCACTCAGGTGACTTTCAAGTAAATACTTTTAAACTAGAATATGGAGATGTAATTATTTTAGGATCAGACGGACGCGATGACATTAGAATTGGAGTCGATGCAAAAGGACATAGAATTATCAATGAAGATCACACTTTATTTTTAAAAACAGTAGAACAAGCAGAAGCTGATTTAGAAAAAATATTTACCCTTACTGAACAAAAAGGTGAACTTATAGATGATTACAGCCTTCTTAGAATTGAGTATAAATTTTCGGAACCAGAAGAAACTTCCGATTCTGACCAAAAACAAATTCAACCTATTTTAAATTTATTTGATTCCGGTAATTTTGCTCAGGCAGAAAAACAAATCGAAGATTTAATTAAATCAGGAAATTCCAACAAAACAATCTTAAAAATAAGAATACAGATCGCTAAAAATAGAAAAATGTACAACGCCGCCGCCGCGTATGCATCGGAATATTTAGATTTATTCCCAGAAGAAAATTCTTTTTTCTTAGAAGCGGCTAATTACTATTATCTAATAGGAAACTTAGAATCGGCCGCAGACTACTCAGAAAGATTAAAACTCAGAGAACCTAAATATATCGAAAACCTGATTTTACTCACAAAAATTTATTTCGATCTGAAAATATTCAATCGCGCAATAAAAACTCTAAACAATGCAATGTTACTCGAACCTAAAAATCCAAGGCTAATAGATTTGAAGAGAAAATTGGAAAGTATTTAA
- a CDS encoding rhodanese-related sulfurtransferase yields MKQEIISKEELKKRLYEEKFNRITLSFYRYIKIENPEEFRLLLLKEWGNLGVFGRIYLAREGVNAQLSVPESNFETFKSQLDSTDYLKEMPLKIAIEDNGKSFYKLTIKVRPKIVADGLDDSSFDASNVGKHLSAAEFNEALQDPNVILVDVRNHYESEVGHFENAILPDADTFKEELPLIVDLLEDKKDKKILLYCTGGIRCEKASAYLKHKGFVDVNQLFGGIISYAREVKALGLESKFKGKNFVFDDRLGERISEEIISKCHQCGDSSDRHVNCANDACHLLFIQCESCATVYENCCTKECMEINRLPEEEQRKLRKGELPEHKSRLRPKLKSIV; encoded by the coding sequence ATGAAACAGGAAATTATAAGTAAGGAAGAACTAAAAAAACGATTGTACGAAGAAAAGTTTAATCGAATTACATTGTCATTTTATCGATACATTAAAATTGAAAATCCAGAAGAATTTAGATTGCTCCTTTTGAAAGAATGGGGTAATTTAGGTGTATTCGGTAGAATTTATTTGGCTAGGGAAGGTGTGAATGCACAATTAAGTGTTCCAGAATCGAACTTCGAAACATTTAAATCCCAATTAGACAGTACTGATTATCTAAAAGAAATGCCTCTTAAAATAGCGATTGAGGATAATGGCAAATCCTTTTATAAACTTACCATAAAAGTAAGACCTAAAATAGTCGCAGACGGATTAGATGATTCTAGTTTTGATGCTTCGAATGTAGGAAAACATCTATCAGCCGCAGAATTCAATGAAGCATTGCAGGATCCGAATGTGATACTTGTGGATGTAAGAAATCATTATGAAAGTGAAGTGGGCCATTTTGAAAATGCAATTCTACCGGACGCCGATACATTTAAAGAAGAACTTCCCTTGATTGTAGATTTACTAGAAGATAAAAAAGATAAAAAGATTCTTCTTTATTGTACAGGCGGAATTCGTTGTGAGAAGGCTAGTGCATACTTAAAACATAAAGGTTTTGTCGACGTAAATCAACTTTTTGGTGGAATTATTTCGTATGCCCGAGAAGTCAAAGCACTCGGCCTTGAGTCCAAATTCAAAGGTAAAAATTTTGTATTCGATGACAGATTAGGAGAAAGAATAAGTGAAGAGATAATTAGTAAATGCCATCAATGTGGTGATTCTTCAGATCGGCATGTAAACTGCGCGAATGATGCTTGCCATTTGCTATTTATTCAATGTGAGTCTTGCGCTACAGTCTATGAAAATTGTTGTACAAAAGAATGTATGGAAATAAATCGATTACCAGAAGAAGAACAACGAAAACTAAGAAAAGGTGAATTACCCGAACATAAATCTAGATTAAGACCAAAGCTAAAATCTATTGTTTAG